In Kryptolebias marmoratus isolate JLee-2015 linkage group LG11, ASM164957v2, whole genome shotgun sequence, the following proteins share a genomic window:
- the pnp6 gene encoding purine nucleoside phosphorylase 6 — translation METASSSSSSSSGQSRYSYEEYKETADWLLAHTKNRPKVAIICGSGLGGLADLLDDRTVFQYKDIPRFPTSTVQGHAGQLVFGKLKDSECVCMQGRFHFYEGYCINTVTYPVRVFFLLGVETLIVTNAAGGLNGSFSVGDIMLIKDHINMPGFAGQNPLCGHNDVRFGVRFPCMSDAYDRDLTALAKKTAEEQGCGNFLREGVYCMLAGPTYETIAECRALQTLGADAVGMSTVPEVVVARHCGLRVLGLSLITNKAVMDYESKEKANHEEVLKTTERRAKVLQELVRQLVTQL, via the exons ATGGaaacagcctcctcctcctcctcttcctcctccggtCAGAGCAG GTACAGTTATGAAGAGTACAAGGAGACGGCAGACTGGTTGTTGGCGCACACAAAGAACCGTCCTAAAGTGGCCATCATCTGTGGTTCAGGTCTGGGTGGTCTGGCTGACCTGCTGGACGACAGAACGGTGTTCCAGTATAAAGACATTCCACGTTTCCCCACCAGCACGG TTCAGGGTCACGCAGGCCAGCTGGTGTTTGGGAAGCTGAAGGACTCCGAGTGCGTCTGCATGCAGGGACGATTCCACTTCTACGAGGGCTACTGTATAAACAcg GTGACGTACCCGGTGAGAGTCTTCTTCCTGCTGGGCGTGGAAACTCTGATTGTAACAAATGCTGCAGGCGGTCTGAATGGTAGTTTCAGTGTGGGAGACATTATGCTCATTAAGGATCACATCAACATGCCGGGCTTTGCTGGTCAGAACCCTCTCTGCGGACACAACGATGTAAG GTTTGGAGTGCGTTTCCCCTGCATGTCGGATGCTTATGACCGAGATCTGACGGCCCTGGCCAAGAAGACAGCAGAGGAGCAGGGCTGCGGCAACTTCCTGCGGGAGGGCGTTTACTGCATGCTGGCTGGGCCGACATATGAGACCATCGCAGAGTGCAGAGCCCTGCAGACGCTCGGCGCTGACGCTGTGG GTATGAGCACCGTTCCTGAGGTGGTGGTGGCTCGTCACTGTGGCCTGCGTGTCCTGGGTCTGTCCCTCATCACAAACAAGGCTGTGATGGATTATGAGAGCAAAGAGAAGGCAAACCACGAAGAGGTGCTGAAGACCACCGAGCGTCGAGCCAAGGTCCTCCAGGAGCTCGTCCGTCAGCTCGTCACCCAGCTCTGA
- the calb2a gene encoding calbindin 2a, with product MANKAQQPPHLHLAEVTASQFLDIWKHFDVDGNGYIEGKELENFFKELEMARRGAGVDPSNPTFREKMKEFMQKFDKNKDGRIEMSELAQILPTEENFLLCFRQFVSSSAEFMAAWRRYDTDRSGYIEANELKGFLSDLLEKANRHYDDQKLQEYTQTILKMFDLNGDGKLGLSEMARLLPVQENFLLKFQGVKLNSDQFNSIFTHYDKDGNGYIDEQELEALLRDLYQTHKKELDVNNLMGYKESIMSLSDGGKLYRGELEIILCREPIV from the exons ATGGCAAACAAAGCACAGCAGCCTCCTCACCTGCACCTGGCCGAGGTCACCGCGTCCCAGTTCCTGGACATTTGGAAACATTTCGATGTGGACG GTAACGGCTACATCGAAGGGAAGGAGCTGGAGAACTTCTTCAAGGAGCTGGAGATGGCCCGGAGAGGAGCGGGCGTG GACCCTTCAAACCCGACGTTCAGAGAAAAGATGAAGGAGTTCATGCAAAAGTTCGACAAGAACAAAGATGGACGCATTGAGATGTCAGAG CTGGCCCAGATTCTCCCGACTGAGGAGAACTTCTTGCTCTGCTTCAGACAGTTTGTCAGCTCCAGCGCCGAGTTTATGGCG GCATGGCGGCGATACGATACAGACCGCAGCGGCTACATCGAAGCAAATGAACTGAAG GGCTTTCTGTCAGACCTGCTGGAGAAGGCCAACAGACACTACGACGACCAGAAGCTGCAGGAGTACACACAGACCATA ctgaagatgtttgatCTGAACGGAGACGGGAAGCTGGGCCTCTCGGAGATGGCGAG GCTTCTTCCTGTTCAGGAGAATTTCCTTCTCAAATTCCAG ggtGTCAAGTTGAACTCTGATCAGTTCAATTCCATCTTCACTCATTACGACAAG GATGGGAACGGCTACATTGAtgagcaggagctggaggctcTGCTACGAGACCTTTACCAGACCCACAAGAAG GAGCTGGACGTGAACAACCTGATGGGCTACAAGGAGAGCATCATGAGCCTGTCCGACGGGGGGAAGCTCTACCGCGGAGAGCTGGAAATCATCCTCTGCAGAGAGCCGATTGTGTGA